From uncultured Campylobacter sp., a single genomic window includes:
- a CDS encoding DUF234 domain-containing protein — MGDAGIDAILQFHFVFDEIGCISGYADVFKAIENEILLCFERLGERFKFGGEYEEQIKKALMKFARSDRKKIGISKILPRFTAQKITADLINAKFLITEKSSEQRAQKARKNDRLPRALRRYHITDKVHFSSNFARFWFRFIEPNLPALRRGEIGRVLSLIKADFNAYAGLGFEILSKELLAKYLNLEISQISSFWNKEVEIDIYAKFESFCVAGECKYKERKISKNVLNELILKCEKAHLAPDLLALFSKSGFSGELASLKSDKILLFSLEDFKILL, encoded by the coding sequence TTGGGCGATGCTGGTATCGACGCGATTTTGCAGTTTCATTTCGTATTTGATGAGATAGGCTGCATAAGCGGCTACGCGGACGTTTTCAAAGCGATCGAAAATGAAATTTTACTCTGCTTTGAACGTCTCGGCGAGCGCTTTAAATTCGGCGGCGAGTACGAAGAGCAGATCAAAAAGGCGCTGATGAAATTCGCTAGAAGCGACCGCAAAAAGATCGGGATTTCAAAAATCTTGCCGCGGTTTACGGCGCAAAAAATCACCGCAGATCTCATAAACGCGAAGTTTTTAATCACCGAAAAATCAAGCGAGCAAAGAGCGCAAAAAGCCCGTAAAAACGACCGCCTACCGCGCGCGCTGCGCCGCTACCATATCACCGACAAAGTCCATTTTAGCAGCAACTTCGCGAGGTTTTGGTTTAGATTTATCGAGCCGAACCTACCCGCACTGCGCCGCGGCGAGATAGGGCGCGTGCTAAGTCTAATCAAAGCGGATTTCAACGCCTACGCGGGGCTCGGTTTTGAAATTTTAAGCAAGGAGCTGCTCGCGAAGTATCTAAATTTAGAGATTTCGCAAATTTCAAGCTTTTGGAACAAAGAGGTCGAGATCGACATCTACGCGAAATTTGAGAGCTTTTGCGTCGCAGGCGAGTGCAAATACAAGGAGCGAAAAATTTCAAAAAACGTGCTAAACGAGCTCATACTCAAATGCGAAAAAGCGCACCTCGCGCCCGATCTGCTCGCGCTGTTTTCCAAAAGCGGCTTTAGCGGCGAGCTAGCAAGCCTAAAAAGCGATAAAATTTTACTCTTTTCGCTCGAGGATTTTAAAATTTTGCTTTAA
- the efp gene encoding elongation factor P, translating into MAYSMGDLKKGLKIEVDGIPFKIIEYQHVKPGKGPAFVRVKIKSFIDGKVLEKTFHAGDKCEAPNLEEKEMQYLYDDGEACQFMDTDSYEQIAISDEDVGEAKKWMLDGMMVNIMFYNGKAIGVDVPQVVELKIVETAPNFRGDTQGSNKKPATLETGAVVQIPFHVLEGEVIRVDTVRGEYIERANK; encoded by the coding sequence ATGGCTTATTCAATGGGCGATCTAAAAAAAGGTCTAAAAATCGAGGTGGACGGAATCCCGTTTAAAATCATAGAATACCAACACGTAAAACCGGGAAAAGGGCCAGCTTTCGTGCGCGTTAAAATAAAATCTTTCATCGATGGCAAGGTGCTTGAAAAGACCTTCCATGCGGGCGATAAATGCGAAGCGCCGAATCTTGAGGAAAAAGAGATGCAGTATCTCTACGACGACGGCGAGGCGTGTCAGTTCATGGATACCGATAGCTACGAACAGATCGCGATTAGCGACGAGGATGTGGGCGAGGCGAAAAAATGGATGCTAGATGGCATGATGGTAAATATAATGTTTTACAACGGCAAAGCGATCGGTGTGGATGTGCCGCAGGTGGTGGAGCTTAAGATCGTAGAAACTGCGCCAAATTTCCGTGGTGATACGCAGGGTAGCAACAAAAAGCCCGCCACGCTTGAGACCGGCGCCGTGGTACAGATCCCATTTCACGTGCTTGAAGGCGAGGTCATCCGCGTTGACACCGTCCGCGGCGAGTATATCGAGCGCGCAAATAAATAA
- a CDS encoding SelT/SelW/SelH family (seleno)protein translates to MKVVITYCNSUSYRPQALRVRDEITGVYKDAVVELVPGGSGDFLVEVDGRKLFFNKDFAKPRFPSEGEILNLIKVAA, encoded by the coding sequence ATGAAAGTTGTAATTACTTATTGTAATTCTTGATCTTATAGACCGCAAGCTCTCCGTGTGAGAGATGAAATAACAGGCGTCTATAAGGATGCAGTTGTCGAGTTGGTCCCTGGTGGCAGCGGAGACTTTCTAGTAGAAGTTGACGGCAGAAAGCTTTTCTTTAATAAAGATTTTGCTAAACCTCGTTTCCCAAGTGAAGGTGAAATTTTAAATCTAATTAAAGTTGCAGCCTAG
- a CDS encoding metallophosphoesterase, with translation MIYLCGDTHGINEIGKITNKAFAGGLSTDDFVIVLGDFGLFWSERIDEFMARKNIERYFPATLLFIDGNHENFDMLDELPRERKFGGTVSVGGENIFWLRRGEIYEIVGRHFLCFGGALSVDKAHRIPGLSWWAREIPSEEEFAYAMQNAHDFIASGGQIDAVLSHTAPGFAMKFLKEYLWCGKSTPDKTSEYLERIFELVRPARWYFGHFHGDKKFHARDCDFYLCYDEILKFED, from the coding sequence ATGATATATCTTTGCGGCGATACACACGGAATAAACGAGATCGGCAAAATAACGAACAAGGCCTTTGCGGGCGGGCTTAGCACCGATGATTTCGTCATTGTGCTTGGGGATTTCGGGCTGTTTTGGAGCGAGCGGATAGATGAGTTTATGGCGCGCAAAAATATAGAAAGATATTTCCCCGCTACACTTCTTTTCATAGACGGCAACCACGAAAATTTCGATATGCTGGATGAGCTGCCACGCGAGCGGAAATTTGGCGGCACCGTGAGCGTGGGTGGCGAGAATATTTTTTGGCTGCGGCGCGGCGAAATTTACGAGATTGTGGGGCGACATTTTTTGTGTTTCGGAGGCGCGCTTAGTGTCGATAAGGCGCATCGGATACCGGGGCTTAGCTGGTGGGCGCGCGAGATTCCAAGCGAGGAGGAGTTTGCTTACGCGATGCAAAATGCGCACGATTTCATCGCCTCCGGCGGTCAGATCGATGCGGTGCTAAGCCACACGGCGCCGGGGTTTGCGATGAAATTTTTAAAAGAATACCTTTGGTGCGGCAAAAGCACTCCTGATAAAACATCTGAGTATTTGGAGCGGATCTTTGAGCTCGTAAGGCCCGCGCGGTGGTATTTCGGACACTTTCATGGCGATAAGAAATTCCACGCGCGAGACTGCGATTTTTATCTCTGCTACGATGAAATTTTAAAATTTGAAGACTAG
- a CDS encoding GDSL-type esterase/lipase family protein produces the protein MSKFIVILFAALLGGCAANAGVRGINSANTKSSAGFGVKFFGDSHLGSDALIDAFRHGFFVQNSVGFVPAMMPKYHKSENIEFKQSGFNVISSRTEQDPDFPLCGVIATGKKGANVRLELKQLSGDFYVEILHKSDQGGEIFRVRDASGLSAYISQEVPQKWEYSKLRLRFPIEIRSLRDGAELGGYKIYRKNARFADSCASNGAFSNLYEKWGADAFGRDFSGLRYNLVVIAYGTNDAMDPKFDEQKFYQSVRGLLRSVRSAAPGAKILLVAPPRSPKVPNASRAAEVLAHLARDEGAMFYDIAGLMDEDGGWRGWRERGLIRPDEIHLQKEGYEKIGAALATKLRGRL, from the coding sequence TTGAGTAAATTTATAGTGATTTTATTTGCCGCATTATTAGGTGGATGCGCGGCAAACGCAGGCGTTCGCGGCATAAATTCCGCAAACACAAAAAGCTCTGCGGGCTTTGGAGTGAAATTTTTTGGCGATTCGCATTTAGGAAGCGACGCGCTGATAGATGCTTTCAGGCACGGCTTTTTCGTGCAAAACAGCGTCGGCTTCGTGCCTGCAATGATGCCTAAATATCACAAAAGCGAAAATATAGAATTTAAGCAAAGCGGCTTTAATGTGATCTCGTCTCGCACCGAGCAAGACCCGGATTTTCCGCTATGCGGAGTGATCGCTACCGGCAAAAAGGGCGCTAATGTGCGACTGGAGCTAAAGCAGCTTAGCGGCGATTTTTACGTCGAAATTTTACATAAATCGGATCAGGGCGGTGAGATTTTTCGCGTACGCGATGCAAGCGGGCTAAGCGCGTATATTTCACAAGAAGTGCCGCAGAAATGGGAGTATTCTAAGCTGCGACTTAGATTTCCGATCGAAATTCGATCGCTGCGTGATGGAGCAGAGCTTGGAGGATATAAAATTTACCGCAAAAACGCGCGCTTTGCAGACTCTTGCGCGAGTAATGGCGCGTTTAGCAACCTCTACGAAAAATGGGGTGCAGATGCCTTTGGTAGGGATTTTTCAGGACTTAGATACAATCTTGTAGTTATCGCTTACGGCACAAACGACGCGATGGATCCGAAATTTGATGAGCAAAAATTCTACCAAAGCGTCCGTGGACTGCTTCGCTCCGTCCGCTCCGCAGCTCCTGGTGCAAAAATCCTGCTCGTAGCGCCGCCGCGAAGCCCTAAAGTGCCAAACGCTTCACGCGCTGCGGAGGTGCTAGCGCATCTAGCGCGAGACGAAGGGGCGATGTTTTACGACATAGCCGGCCTTATGGACGAGGATGGCGGCTGGCGCGGCTGGCGCGAGCGCGGGCTTATCCGCCCTGACGAAATCCACTTGCAAAAAGAGGGCTACGAAAAAATTGGCGCAGCGCTGGCAACGAAATTGCGCGGCAGGCTTTAA
- a CDS encoding DUF459 domain-containing protein, with product MLRFVSTLLFALLFSAFFMQGSLLYYLEQRFHDDFGLEEWLRHSPFRVGGEIYEKIANGVDKLEQRIKGEDISKDEDASPHSGSKNFKKPAQDRMAENQALQSMGVRDHDTSQSVKPQDSKPQAHAAKNSALNNSTHHLKTRDSAQEPYEQNSIPQNSTSSNSISQSQTTTSFVPRSSSASQNPVTASATLQSGENSDSQLPATQALEQNLTTQGSVEVDAKISLSDDGKIRLNAGDEVLFMGDSLMQYVGMNAKKFFPKRSLRVIDLSKQSTGLASKKSFDWQKTLDTALSENGGVKLVVVLLGANDVWEYRAGGKTYGIKTPRWREFYASRVREIYDTAHSHGAGVLWLAMPCMQKPDFEEKTQLLNQIYADASMALGGYFMQTTPLVCEKGVYKTYLQSGSKLVRVRQDDGIHMSKEGCEAVAKEILSRIEVE from the coding sequence ATGCTTAGGTTTGTTTCGACTCTGCTTTTTGCGCTGCTTTTCTCAGCATTTTTTATGCAAGGCTCGCTGCTTTATTATTTGGAGCAGCGATTTCACGATGACTTTGGGCTAGAAGAATGGCTGCGCCACTCGCCGTTTCGCGTAGGTGGAGAGATCTACGAAAAGATTGCAAATGGCGTAGATAAGCTAGAGCAGCGTATCAAAGGCGAGGACATTAGCAAGGATGAGGACGCAAGTCCGCATAGCGGAAGCAAAAATTTTAAAAAACCTGCGCAAGATCGTATGGCGGAAAATCAAGCTTTGCAAAGCATGGGGGTGCGAGATCACGATACTTCGCAAAGCGTTAAACCGCAAGATAGCAAGCCGCAAGCCCATGCCGCGAAGAATTCTGCCTTAAATAATTCTACGCATCATTTAAAAACGCGCGATTCTGCGCAGGAGCCTTACGAACAAAATTCCATCCCTCAAAATTCTACTTCGTCAAATTCTATATCACAAAGCCAGACTACAACAAGCTTTGTGCCGCGCAGCTCCTCTGCGTCGCAAAATCCCGTCACGGCAAGCGCAACCTTGCAAAGCGGCGAAAATTCCGATTCTCAACTCCCTGCTACGCAGGCCTTGGAGCAGAATTTAACGACGCAAGGCTCCGTGGAGGTTGATGCTAAAATTTCGCTTAGCGACGATGGCAAAATCCGCCTAAATGCAGGCGATGAGGTGCTTTTTATGGGCGATAGTCTGATGCAATACGTGGGGATGAACGCTAAGAAATTTTTCCCGAAGCGAAGCCTGAGGGTGATCGATCTTAGCAAGCAATCTACGGGGCTTGCGAGTAAGAAATCCTTTGACTGGCAAAAGACGCTCGATACCGCACTTAGCGAAAACGGCGGCGTTAAGCTCGTAGTCGTGCTGCTGGGCGCCAACGACGTCTGGGAGTACCGCGCAGGCGGCAAGACCTACGGCATCAAAACGCCGCGCTGGCGAGAGTTTTATGCCTCAAGGGTGCGCGAGATCTACGATACGGCGCACTCGCACGGTGCAGGAGTGCTGTGGCTTGCGATGCCGTGTATGCAAAAGCCCGATTTTGAGGAGAAAACGCAGCTGCTAAATCAAATATATGCCGACGCCAGTATGGCACTTGGCGGGTATTTTATGCAAACAACCCCGCTGGTGTGCGAAAAAGGCGTCTATAAAACCTATCTGCAAAGCGGCTCCAAGCTCGTGCGCGTGCGCCAAGACGACGGCATTCATATGAGCAAAGAGGGTTGCGAAGCGGTAGCGAAAGAAATTTTATCAAGGATTGAAGTTGAGTAA